The following are from one region of the Rosistilla carotiformis genome:
- a CDS encoding Nramp family divalent metal transporter gives MNNPPSNLPWYRRIGPGLITACVVIGPGSLVTSSKVGASEQYGMLWVVVVSVAFMMLYMTLGAKLGAVGSAAPCDLIAAKAGRWLSVLVGLSVFFIATAFQSGNNIGVAATFEAFIDSKELVAVMVVVFNLLAIAFLFVFKDMYKMLERVMMAFVGLMLISFAINLISLRPDLVAMGKGLVTPSLGKSGDLLPVLGLIGTTFISAAAFYQAYLVRQKGWGIDEVKSGMVDARIGSIIMFLITVMLMSTAAAGLSGREDITLNSPVDVAVALEATFGPAAKVIFCFGLFSAAYSSFLVNAMIGGFMAADGLNLGSRPTDLVPRLLTAASLLLGMAVGVAVLIFDFDRTPTIIAAQAVTVVAAPLIAGVLLWLTSSRDVMGDHVNRPVTIVFGLIGLGLLLAMAGKTAFSDLPKKLESYAPAAATADAEDQ, from the coding sequence ATGAACAATCCGCCCTCAAATCTGCCTTGGTACCGTCGCATTGGCCCCGGATTGATCACCGCCTGCGTTGTCATTGGACCGGGCAGTTTGGTGACCAGTTCGAAGGTTGGCGCGTCCGAGCAATATGGAATGTTGTGGGTCGTGGTGGTATCGGTTGCCTTCATGATGCTGTACATGACGCTTGGGGCAAAATTGGGGGCTGTCGGATCGGCTGCACCGTGCGATTTGATCGCCGCCAAAGCGGGACGCTGGTTGTCGGTTCTGGTTGGCCTCAGCGTGTTCTTCATCGCCACGGCGTTTCAATCGGGAAACAACATTGGTGTTGCGGCGACGTTCGAAGCGTTCATCGATTCCAAAGAACTAGTGGCCGTGATGGTGGTCGTCTTCAATCTACTGGCGATCGCGTTTCTGTTTGTCTTCAAAGACATGTACAAAATGCTGGAACGCGTGATGATGGCGTTCGTGGGCCTGATGCTGATCTCGTTTGCAATCAATCTGATCAGTCTGCGGCCCGATCTGGTTGCAATGGGCAAGGGCTTGGTCACACCTTCGCTTGGCAAGTCGGGGGATCTGTTGCCCGTCTTAGGCTTGATCGGTACCACTTTCATCAGCGCCGCCGCTTTCTACCAAGCCTATCTCGTCAGGCAGAAAGGCTGGGGGATCGATGAAGTGAAGAGCGGGATGGTCGACGCCCGAATTGGATCGATCATCATGTTTCTGATCACCGTGATGTTGATGTCGACCGCTGCGGCAGGGTTGTCAGGACGCGAAGACATCACCCTGAACAGTCCTGTCGATGTCGCGGTCGCACTGGAGGCGACGTTTGGGCCGGCCGCCAAAGTCATCTTCTGCTTTGGGCTCTTCTCCGCGGCCTATTCCTCGTTTTTGGTGAACGCCATGATCGGCGGTTTTATGGCGGCCGACGGACTGAACCTCGGCAGCCGGCCTACCGATCTTGTGCCTCGGCTGCTGACAGCGGCGTCGTTGCTGTTGGGCATGGCGGTGGGGGTGGCAGTGCTAATCTTCGATTTTGATCGCACCCCGACGATCATTGCCGCGCAAGCGGTGACCGTGGTCGCTGCCCCGTTGATCGCGGGTGTTTTGCTGTGGTTGACCAGTTCGCGCGATGTGATGGGCGACCACGTGAATCGACCCGTTACGATCGTTTTTGGCCTCATCGGCTTGGGGCTATTGCTTGCAATGGCCGGCAAGACTGCCTTCTCGGATCTCCCCAAAAAGCTGGAGAGCTATGCTCCGGCAGCTGCCACGGCGGATGCAGAAGATCAATAG